In a single window of the Tellurirhabdus bombi genome:
- a CDS encoding Crp/Fnr family transcriptional regulator — translation MNPLLALVQQLSPLSAESQRAFEQIIRFDRFPKNTELLSIGAVSRHLYFIHRGLARVFYYKEDIDVTDYFAVDNQFIGAVASLFTGAPSNKGIQVLEDSEVYYLNNVDFEQLADKHHDLERVARKLAVFGFLESQSRLESLQFLSAKERYQELNRQYPGLTNRAPLKYIASYLGITQVSLSRIRAEL, via the coding sequence ATGAATCCACTACTGGCCCTTGTTCAGCAGCTTAGCCCCTTATCGGCCGAAAGTCAACGGGCGTTTGAGCAGATTATTCGCTTTGACCGCTTCCCCAAAAATACCGAACTGCTGTCCATCGGGGCCGTCTCCCGCCATCTCTACTTTATTCATCGGGGATTGGCGCGGGTTTTCTATTACAAAGAAGACATCGACGTTACGGATTATTTTGCGGTTGATAATCAGTTTATTGGTGCCGTAGCCAGCCTTTTTACCGGTGCACCTTCCAACAAAGGCATTCAGGTTCTGGAAGATTCCGAGGTTTATTATTTAAACAATGTCGATTTTGAGCAACTGGCCGATAAACACCACGACTTGGAACGAGTTGCCCGAAAACTGGCCGTTTTTGGCTTTCTGGAATCACAAAGCCGGCTGGAAAGCCTCCAGTTTCTGAGTGCCAAAGAACGTTATCAGGAGTTAAACCGCCAGTACCCTGGCCTAACAAATCGCGCGCCGCTAAAATACATCGCCTCCTATCTGGGCATTACCCAGGTTAGCCTCAGCAGAATTCGCGCTGAGCTCTGA
- a CDS encoding 4'-phosphopantetheinyl transferase family protein produces the protein MKFITVFCQVLPAINWEPFRPYTDSDELVLFRVQLSRFVPLISALQPLLRDEEIARAQRYHQDADRQRFVISRGVLRVLLGMHTGQPHKEIQLVVGANQKPMLRDFPAVHYSVSHSGDWILMALAKHSVGVDIEKINPSFVFQEVVTHSFGLEEQQAIEASADPAGAFYQLWTRKEALVKATGKGIDDDFAQIPSLEGEHSLAGDLLGSTSDLCVSTCLVATDYAAALAYPTAIQSSRFRFCTVEESIVSH, from the coding sequence ATGAAATTCATCACTGTGTTCTGTCAGGTACTGCCAGCGATTAATTGGGAACCGTTTCGCCCATACACCGATAGCGATGAACTAGTGCTTTTCCGCGTGCAACTTTCTCGCTTCGTTCCCCTGATTTCTGCTTTGCAACCGCTTTTGCGGGACGAAGAAATCGCGCGCGCACAACGGTATCACCAGGATGCGGACAGGCAACGGTTTGTTATTTCCCGAGGCGTGCTAAGAGTCCTTCTGGGAATGCACACTGGCCAGCCCCACAAGGAAATTCAGTTGGTAGTTGGGGCTAACCAAAAACCGATGCTTAGGGATTTTCCAGCCGTGCATTACAGCGTATCACATTCGGGCGATTGGATCTTAATGGCGCTGGCTAAGCATAGTGTGGGCGTGGACATCGAAAAAATAAATCCTTCGTTTGTTTTTCAGGAGGTAGTCACCCATAGTTTTGGCCTGGAAGAACAGCAGGCAATCGAAGCAAGCGCGGACCCTGCGGGGGCATTTTACCAACTCTGGACACGAAAAGAAGCACTAGTGAAGGCGACGGGCAAGGGCATTGATGATGATTTCGCCCAAATTCCCTCGCTGGAGGGCGAGCATAGCCTAGCTGGTGATTTACTGGGTTCAACCAGCGATTTGTGCGTGAGTACCTGCCTGGTTGCCACAGACTATGCGGCGGCGCTGGCGTATCCTACCGCCATCCAGTCATCCCGCTTTCGGTTTTGTACCGTTGAGGAGAGTATAGTCTCTCATTAA
- a CDS encoding DUF6686 family protein, with the protein MEHEHRLRTLTERENGYIGYCAGCQSYNVAYKNSLFVLQESEFSCYRQVLVSRVGMRPFFTTHGKEWLLKTPMLNYFLLLTDEEIDEVVAMMDEASLLREVAQILQTPIEKKRHEDL; encoded by the coding sequence ATGGAACACGAACATCGGTTACGAACACTAACAGAGCGGGAAAACGGTTACATTGGCTATTGCGCAGGCTGCCAGAGCTATAATGTAGCTTATAAAAATTCGCTGTTTGTCTTGCAGGAGTCTGAATTTTCGTGTTACCGCCAGGTTTTGGTAAGTCGTGTCGGCATGCGACCCTTTTTCACGACTCACGGGAAAGAATGGCTTTTGAAGACCCCTATGCTCAACTATTTTCTGCTGCTTACCGACGAGGAAATTGACGAGGTAGTAGCCATGATGGACGAAGCCAGCCTGCTTCGGGAAGTTGCTCAGATTCTGCAAACACCAATCGAAAAAAAACGCCATGAAGACCTTTAA
- a CDS encoding amidohydrolase translates to MKKFTKILLCLIVVPTLVLAQSKKPKAGNKLDNTRLEKLKREALAEVDKRKDLAQQINDMLFSFSELGFQEEETFKYLTTLLEKEGFKVEKGISNMPTAWIATWGSGKPVIAIGSDVDCIPKASQKPGVAYHDPLVEGAPGHGEGHNSGQALNIVSALVVKQIMEREKLSGTLMLWPGVAEELVGAKAFYVRDGYFKDVDACIFTHVGNNLAVSHGDAGNNGLVSVKFNFEGQAAHAAGAPWRGKSALDAVELMNIGWNFRREHLELTQRSHYVISDGGDQPNVVPSKAAVWYYFRERSYPKIKKLYETGVKIAEGAALMTDTKFTYEILGSAWPGHFNRPIAEAMNENILKVGLPTWSEEDQMLAKASQKELQAPKVEGLAMKLDSLKPSTAPTVMMGGQAMTSMGGGSDDIADISWSLPTVVLRYPSNIPGLPGHHWSNAISMATPIAHKGVVAGAKVEAMTLLDMLMKPEIIKNAWDYYKNEQTKDIKYTPLISPKEVPAVYLNKEIMTKYKPELKKYYYDPTKYKTYLEQLGIKYPTLREDQKAELAKEKEKEKNTKGK, encoded by the coding sequence ATGAAAAAATTTACAAAAATCTTGCTTTGCCTGATTGTGGTCCCCACGTTGGTTTTGGCGCAATCAAAAAAGCCAAAAGCCGGGAATAAGCTGGACAATACCCGACTAGAAAAACTAAAACGAGAAGCCCTGGCTGAAGTAGATAAGCGCAAAGACCTGGCGCAGCAGATCAACGACATGCTTTTTAGTTTTTCGGAGCTGGGCTTTCAGGAGGAAGAAACGTTCAAATACCTGACCACGCTGCTGGAAAAGGAAGGCTTTAAAGTCGAAAAAGGAATTTCCAACATGCCAACCGCCTGGATTGCGACCTGGGGGAGTGGCAAGCCGGTTATTGCGATCGGCTCCGATGTCGACTGTATTCCCAAAGCCAGCCAAAAACCGGGCGTTGCCTACCATGACCCGTTGGTAGAAGGCGCACCGGGTCACGGCGAAGGGCACAATTCCGGGCAGGCGCTCAACATTGTGTCGGCGCTGGTGGTCAAGCAGATCATGGAACGCGAGAAATTGTCAGGAACGCTAATGTTATGGCCGGGCGTGGCGGAAGAACTCGTGGGAGCAAAGGCGTTTTATGTGCGTGACGGCTACTTTAAAGATGTGGATGCCTGTATTTTTACCCACGTTGGCAACAACCTGGCCGTGTCGCATGGTGATGCGGGGAACAACGGTCTGGTATCGGTAAAATTCAACTTTGAAGGGCAGGCGGCCCACGCGGCGGGGGCTCCCTGGCGGGGTAAAAGCGCGTTGGACGCCGTGGAGTTGATGAACATTGGCTGGAATTTCCGCCGTGAACACCTCGAGCTGACCCAGCGCTCCCACTACGTCATTTCGGACGGCGGCGACCAGCCCAATGTCGTACCTTCTAAAGCAGCGGTCTGGTATTATTTCCGCGAACGCTCGTACCCAAAAATCAAAAAGCTCTACGAAACCGGCGTCAAAATTGCGGAAGGTGCCGCCCTGATGACCGACACGAAATTTACGTACGAAATTCTGGGTTCAGCCTGGCCGGGGCATTTCAACCGACCCATTGCCGAAGCCATGAATGAGAACATTCTGAAGGTAGGCTTGCCGACCTGGTCGGAAGAAGACCAGATGCTGGCCAAAGCATCGCAGAAAGAATTGCAGGCGCCGAAAGTGGAAGGGCTGGCCATGAAACTCGATTCGCTAAAACCGTCTACGGCACCGACCGTGATGATGGGAGGGCAGGCCATGACGTCGATGGGCGGTGGCTCCGACGACATTGCTGACATATCGTGGTCGCTGCCAACGGTGGTTTTGCGGTACCCGTCGAATATTCCGGGGCTGCCGGGGCACCACTGGTCCAACGCCATTTCGATGGCGACGCCCATTGCGCACAAAGGCGTGGTTGCTGGTGCCAAAGTGGAAGCCATGACCCTTCTGGATATGCTGATGAAGCCTGAAATCATCAAAAATGCCTGGGATTATTACAAAAATGAGCAGACTAAAGACATTAAATATACGCCGCTCATCTCTCCAAAAGAGGTTCCCGCTGTTTACCTGAACAAGGAGATCATGACGAAATACAAGCCGGAACTGAAGAAATATTACTACGATCCGACAAAGTATAAAACGTATCTGGAGCAGCTAGGCATCAAATACCCAACGCTACGTGAAGACCAGAAGGCAGAGCTGGCCAAAGAGAAGGAAAAGGAAAAAAACACTAAAGGGAAGTAG
- a CDS encoding methyltransferase family protein, translated as MIPIGNFFFKYRNVLFIFLYLALFIPSPPLFSAANFGPTYYIWPIALGLLITVTGQLVRGATIGLAYIVRGGRDKKVYADHLVTEGIFNHCRNPLYVGNILMLAGVGVLANSLLYVGVFIPLFLFIYQAIVLAEENFLRGKFGPSFDAYCQRVHRWFPSLSGLGNTFSGMHFNWRRWILKEYNTQFVWLTGITLIILLKYDEVTSNDPAVRNTALAIILPLLLLIYLLVRYLKKSGKMTDKIPS; from the coding sequence ATGATTCCAATTGGTAATTTTTTCTTTAAGTACCGAAACGTATTATTCATCTTTCTTTACTTAGCCCTGTTCATTCCTTCCCCGCCCCTTTTTTCCGCCGCCAATTTTGGTCCTACGTATTACATCTGGCCGATCGCTCTGGGTTTGCTCATCACCGTTACGGGGCAGCTCGTTCGGGGTGCAACCATTGGGCTGGCCTACATTGTGCGGGGTGGACGCGATAAAAAAGTATACGCCGATCATCTGGTAACGGAAGGAATTTTCAACCATTGCCGCAATCCGTTGTATGTTGGTAATATCCTGATGCTGGCGGGCGTGGGCGTTTTGGCAAATTCGCTGCTGTATGTCGGTGTCTTTATTCCTTTGTTTTTATTCATCTACCAGGCCATTGTACTGGCGGAAGAAAACTTTCTGCGGGGCAAATTTGGTCCTTCTTTCGATGCTTATTGCCAACGCGTTCACCGCTGGTTTCCGAGCTTGAGTGGTTTGGGAAATACATTTTCGGGCATGCACTTTAACTGGCGGCGCTGGATTTTGAAAGAATACAACACCCAGTTTGTCTGGCTTACGGGGATCACGCTCATCATTTTGCTGAAATACGATGAAGTTACCAGCAATGATCCTGCGGTACGCAACACGGCCCTGGCGATCATCCTGCCTTTGTTGCTGTTGATCTACCTTCTGGTACGTTACCTGAAAAAATCGGGTAAAATGACTGATAAAATCCCATCATGA
- a CDS encoding NADP-dependent isocitrate dehydrogenase: protein MAKIKVANPVVELDGDEMTRIIWKFIKDKLILPYIDVDIKYYDLGVEYRDETNDQVTVDAANAIREYGVGIKCATITPDEDRVKEFNLKQMWKSPNGTIRNILDGTVFREPIVINNVPRLVTNWSAPIIVGRHAFGDQYRATDFIVPGKGKLTMKFEGEDGTVQEYEVYQFKGAGVAMGMYNVDESIRGFAQACFNMALQKGWPLYLSTKNTILKKYDGRFKDIFQEIYENEFKAKGVHYEHRLIDDMVASALKWEGNFVWACKNYDGDVQSDTVAQGFGSLGLMTSVLVTPDGKTMEAEAAHGTVTRHYREHQKGNPTSTNPIASIFAWTRGLAFRGKLDENQPLIDFCQALEQVCIETVESGKMTKDLALSAYPAGTKLVAGEHYLNTEDFLEALDQNLKTKLA from the coding sequence ATGGCGAAAATTAAAGTGGCGAATCCAGTTGTTGAGCTGGATGGCGACGAAATGACCCGAATCATTTGGAAGTTCATTAAAGACAAGTTGATTCTCCCCTACATCGACGTTGATATTAAATATTATGACCTTGGCGTTGAATACCGTGATGAGACGAATGACCAGGTAACAGTTGATGCTGCCAATGCCATTCGAGAATATGGTGTCGGTATTAAATGCGCGACGATCACGCCTGATGAAGATCGCGTGAAAGAATTCAACCTGAAGCAAATGTGGAAATCGCCAAACGGTACAATCCGGAACATTCTGGATGGTACGGTTTTCCGCGAGCCCATCGTTATCAACAATGTTCCTCGTCTAGTTACAAACTGGTCGGCTCCGATCATCGTGGGTCGGCACGCTTTTGGTGACCAGTACCGTGCTACTGACTTTATCGTACCGGGCAAAGGCAAGCTGACGATGAAGTTTGAAGGCGAAGACGGAACCGTTCAGGAATACGAGGTATACCAGTTCAAAGGAGCGGGTGTAGCGATGGGTATGTATAACGTGGACGAGTCAATTCGCGGTTTTGCGCAGGCTTGTTTCAACATGGCGCTGCAAAAAGGCTGGCCGTTGTACCTCTCGACGAAAAACACGATCCTGAAAAAATACGACGGTCGTTTCAAAGATATTTTCCAGGAGATCTACGAAAACGAATTCAAAGCCAAAGGAGTCCATTACGAACACCGTCTGATTGACGACATGGTGGCTTCAGCGCTGAAATGGGAAGGTAACTTCGTATGGGCGTGCAAAAACTATGATGGTGACGTTCAGTCGGATACAGTTGCTCAAGGCTTTGGTTCACTCGGTCTGATGACGTCGGTACTGGTTACGCCAGACGGCAAAACGATGGAAGCCGAAGCGGCCCACGGAACCGTTACGCGCCACTACCGCGAGCACCAGAAAGGTAACCCAACGTCGACGAACCCAATCGCTTCGATTTTTGCCTGGACGCGTGGTCTGGCTTTCCGGGGTAAACTGGACGAAAACCAGCCCCTGATCGACTTCTGCCAAGCGCTGGAGCAAGTTTGTATCGAAACGGTAGAAAGCGGCAAAATGACCAAAGATTTGGCCCTTTCTGCGTATCCAGCCGGCACGAAACTGGTGGCAGGTGAGCACTACCTGAACACAGAAGACTTCCTGGAAGCACTGGATCAAAACCTGAAAACGAAGTTAGCGTAA
- a CDS encoding DUF6686 family protein translates to MNTCQPKILISQDGFCIAQCQHCQRIGLTFRNLLIGFEQTEFLDLCQTVSRVNFDESSTVFPGGQLQLVINTGHPDIQFMLSRQEFTTFSSGLSQASRRIEMQQLLKIQSN, encoded by the coding sequence ATGAATACCTGTCAGCCAAAAATACTCATCAGCCAGGACGGTTTTTGCATTGCTCAATGCCAACATTGCCAGCGCATTGGCCTTACGTTCCGAAATCTCCTGATAGGCTTTGAACAAACGGAGTTTCTGGATTTGTGCCAGACAGTAAGTAGGGTAAATTTTGATGAATCATCAACCGTTTTTCCGGGTGGGCAACTGCAACTGGTGATAAATACAGGTCACCCGGACATTCAGTTTATGCTGTCGCGCCAGGAGTTCACCACGTTTAGCTCGGGGCTTTCGCAGGCTTCGCGCCGGATTGAAATGCAGCAATTGTTGAAAATACAGTCGAACTGA
- a CDS encoding FAD-dependent monooxygenase yields the protein MKTVIIGAGIGGLCTAIALQKIGIEADIYEASPVIKPVGAGLGLAANAIKAFQKIGIANEVMEAGRFLATFSILDQQGRVITQTDSLAVSQRYGLDNFTIHRADLHRILLNHLDSRRIFTNKRAVSIEQLGSQTSILFQDGTTCLADRLIVADGIHSPIRQQLRPDAKPRYAGYTCWRAVVDNSQLNIQEATETWGTAGRIGFVPLANNQLYWFACVNAPQQDARLKQFSVKDLQHHFRGYHHPVAAVLEQTRNEQLLHNDIIDLAPLSQYAYGTILLLGDAAHATTPNMGQGACQAIEDAAVLADELRNEANTAVAFKRFEQRRLDRTHFIVNQSRRIGQVAQLENRFLASLRNGLMRLLPPKVNEQQLEKLYTVDF from the coding sequence ATGAAAACAGTCATCATTGGAGCCGGAATCGGCGGACTTTGTACCGCCATCGCCCTACAGAAAATAGGAATTGAGGCCGATATTTACGAAGCGTCTCCCGTTATAAAGCCCGTCGGGGCCGGCCTGGGGCTCGCCGCCAACGCCATCAAAGCCTTCCAAAAAATTGGCATTGCCAACGAAGTGATGGAGGCGGGCCGATTTCTCGCTACGTTTTCTATTCTCGATCAACAAGGGCGCGTTATTACCCAAACCGATAGCCTGGCCGTTAGTCAACGCTATGGACTTGATAACTTCACCATCCACCGGGCAGACCTCCACCGCATTTTACTGAATCACCTGGATTCGCGCCGCATCTTTACCAACAAAAGGGCGGTTTCCATTGAACAGCTTGGCTCGCAGACCAGTATTCTGTTTCAGGATGGTACAACCTGCCTCGCCGACCGCCTGATCGTGGCCGATGGCATCCACTCTCCCATTCGCCAGCAGCTTCGGCCCGATGCCAAACCGCGTTACGCGGGCTATACGTGCTGGCGGGCCGTTGTTGATAACAGTCAGCTAAACATTCAGGAAGCCACTGAAACGTGGGGAACTGCCGGACGAATTGGCTTTGTTCCACTGGCGAATAATCAGTTATACTGGTTTGCCTGCGTAAACGCGCCACAGCAAGACGCGCGCCTGAAACAATTTAGTGTTAAAGACCTACAGCACCATTTTCGAGGCTATCACCACCCGGTCGCTGCGGTTCTGGAGCAGACGCGCAATGAGCAATTGTTGCATAATGACATTATTGACCTGGCCCCGCTGTCTCAGTACGCTTATGGAACTATTCTGTTGCTAGGCGATGCGGCTCACGCCACCACGCCCAACATGGGGCAAGGGGCCTGTCAGGCCATTGAAGATGCGGCGGTGCTGGCCGATGAACTTAGAAACGAAGCGAATACGGCGGTGGCTTTTAAGCGATTTGAGCAACGGCGGCTGGACCGAACTCATTTTATCGTCAATCAATCGCGGCGAATTGGCCAGGTTGCGCAGTTGGAAAACCGTTTTTTAGCCTCACTGCGGAATGGATTAATGCGTTTGCTGCCGCCCAAAGTGAATGAGCAACAACTAGAAAAACTGTATACGGTCGATTTTTAG
- the cmoA gene encoding carboxy-S-adenosyl-L-methionine synthase CmoA: protein MLKEAHAVETPKDEVFREEIQKVSDFKFGTTVANVFDDMVNRSVPFYEEFQRMLGELTADHAQPGTDVYDLGCSTGTTLIHMDSLVDNNIRFIGIDDSRQMLDKCDRKLREFGFTRPFELRVADLNQRVEVSNASVVVLCLTLQFVRPLYREKLLKNIYDGLVPGGALLLVEKILAEDSNMNRDFIKYYYDMKRRHQYSEMEIAQKREALENVLIPYKQSENILMLRDTGFETIETFFKWYNFSGIIAVKKPA from the coding sequence ATGTTGAAAGAGGCCCATGCAGTTGAAACCCCTAAGGACGAGGTTTTCAGGGAAGAAATTCAGAAAGTATCTGATTTTAAGTTCGGAACGACGGTTGCCAATGTCTTTGATGACATGGTAAATCGCTCTGTGCCTTTTTACGAAGAGTTTCAGCGCATGTTGGGTGAATTGACCGCCGATCATGCCCAGCCCGGAACCGATGTTTACGATTTAGGCTGCTCTACGGGTACTACGCTGATTCATATGGACAGCCTGGTGGACAACAATATCCGGTTTATTGGCATTGACGACTCCCGGCAAATGCTGGATAAATGCGACCGTAAGCTGCGCGAATTTGGCTTTACCCGCCCTTTCGAGCTACGCGTTGCCGATTTGAACCAGCGCGTTGAGGTGAGCAATGCGTCGGTGGTTGTTTTGTGTCTGACTCTACAGTTTGTTCGCCCGCTTTACCGCGAGAAGCTGCTAAAAAACATCTACGACGGTCTGGTGCCGGGCGGTGCGTTGCTCCTGGTCGAAAAGATTTTGGCGGAAGACAGCAACATGAACCGCGACTTCATCAAATATTATTACGACATGAAGCGGCGCCATCAGTACAGCGAAATGGAAATTGCCCAAAAACGGGAAGCCCTCGAAAACGTCCTGATCCCCTACAAGCAATCCGAAAACATTCTGATGCTCCGTGATACGGGTTTTGAGACGATTGAAACTTTCTTTAAATGGTATAATTTCTCTGGCATTATTGCGGTAAAAAAACCGGCTTAA
- the nfi gene encoding deoxyribonuclease V (cleaves DNA at apurinic or apyrimidinic sites), with protein MANYQELHTWTVTPAEAVALQKELRSQIKITPLTKPPELIAGCDISFNKYETTVYAGIVVLRLSTLEVVEEAGVVSETEFPYVPGLLSFREIPSLLMAWQKLRSEPDVVMFDGHGIAHPRRIGIASHAGLFLNRPTFGCGKSVLVGKYEEPAPERGSWSPMTHYRELIGAALRTKNKVNPVYISPGHLIDLETAIDLTLRCDGGYRLPEPTRRAHLLVNALRRGERNVE; from the coding sequence ATGGCTAATTATCAGGAGTTACATACGTGGACAGTGACGCCTGCGGAGGCCGTTGCGTTGCAAAAGGAGCTGCGTTCACAAATTAAAATTACCCCGTTGACGAAGCCGCCGGAGCTTATTGCAGGCTGTGATATTTCGTTTAACAAATACGAGACGACCGTTTATGCCGGTATTGTGGTGTTGCGGCTGTCAACGCTGGAAGTGGTGGAGGAAGCGGGTGTCGTTAGCGAAACGGAATTTCCGTACGTGCCGGGGCTGCTGTCTTTTCGGGAGATTCCGTCTCTGCTGATGGCCTGGCAAAAGCTACGGTCCGAGCCGGATGTGGTGATGTTCGACGGTCACGGTATTGCGCACCCCCGCCGCATCGGTATTGCCTCACACGCAGGTTTGTTTCTGAACAGGCCCACTTTTGGCTGCGGAAAATCAGTACTGGTGGGAAAGTACGAGGAGCCCGCGCCGGAGCGAGGTTCGTGGTCGCCGATGACGCACTACCGGGAGCTGATTGGCGCTGCGCTACGGACGAAAAACAAGGTTAATCCGGTCTATATTTCGCCCGGGCACTTGATTGATCTGGAGACGGCCATCGATTTAACCCTGCGTTGCGACGGCGGATATCGGCTGCCAGAGCCAACGCGCAGGGCTCACCTGCTGGTGAATGCCCTGCGGCGTGGCGAAAGGAACGTTGAGTAA
- a CDS encoding Fur family transcriptional regulator translates to MHETNALIATARAKLEDHLLTKGFRRSAERFAILDEVYSRNDHFDAEDLYQAMQQKAYPVSRATVYNTLDVLVDCGLVRRNQFGEGDSIKSRFEKALGRQQHAHLICTTCHQVKEFCDPRLHLIKTNVGDTMQFQVESHSLVFYGECEECTAKSQSPTTDSTIL, encoded by the coding sequence ATGCATGAAACAAACGCATTAATTGCCACGGCCAGGGCCAAACTGGAAGATCATCTGCTGACGAAGGGATTTCGGCGGTCGGCGGAACGCTTTGCGATTTTAGACGAGGTTTATTCACGAAACGACCATTTCGACGCCGAAGATTTATACCAGGCCATGCAGCAAAAAGCGTATCCCGTTAGCCGGGCAACGGTTTACAACACGTTGGATGTGCTCGTCGACTGCGGCCTCGTGCGTCGCAACCAGTTTGGTGAGGGCGACAGCATAAAAAGCCGTTTTGAGAAAGCACTGGGTCGGCAGCAACACGCTCATTTGATTTGCACAACCTGCCACCAGGTAAAGGAGTTTTGCGACCCCCGCCTGCACCTGATTAAAACCAACGTTGGTGATACGATGCAGTTTCAGGTCGAGTCGCACTCGCTGGTCTTTTACGGCGAATGCGAAGAATGCACGGCCAAGTCCCAATCACCCACCACCGATTCTACTATTTTATAA
- a CDS encoding acyl-CoA thioesterase, translated as MNPVQERIERSVTHLFKMVFPNTTNHHDTLFGGTALQWMDEAAFICATRFSRKKMVTVSSEKISFQQPIPSGTFIELIAKVHTIGRTSLQVQVDIYVEEMYSEIRKKAITGAFTFVAIDDHRNPIPVL; from the coding sequence ATGAATCCCGTTCAGGAGCGGATTGAGCGCTCTGTAACCCATCTGTTCAAGATGGTTTTTCCCAACACCACCAATCACCATGACACCCTTTTTGGCGGTACGGCGCTGCAATGGATGGATGAAGCGGCTTTTATCTGCGCCACGCGTTTCAGCCGGAAAAAGATGGTGACGGTCAGCTCCGAAAAAATTAGTTTTCAGCAGCCCATTCCCAGCGGCACTTTTATTGAGCTGATTGCAAAAGTGCACACCATTGGCCGAACCAGCTTGCAGGTGCAGGTTGATATTTATGTGGAGGAAATGTATAGTGAAATCCGCAAAAAAGCCATCACGGGTGCTTTTACGTTTGTTGCCATTGACGACCACCGCAATCCAATTCCGGTTTTATAG
- a CDS encoding MBOAT family O-acyltransferase encodes MLFNSGAFVVLAVTTFVFYYLPIARKWQLSILIISSLTFYAYNQPDLLTLLLLSVSLNIVASYLVVYGSPSRQKFHATWGVVGNLLILLFFKYSPLIGGTFFGSYNPVGSFLMSIPLPIGISFFTFQGISLVIDTYTARDKSEFRSYIARNLYQHAERVLFFKAFFPQLVSGPIVKAHYFLPQIQPKYLKDIRWEYCFRTLVMGYFLKMVIADNLKDHTAYIAYPFFESFSSLTLVALLFGYSMQIFADFAGYSLIALGFAGLFGYQFPTNFNYPYIAASFSDFWRRWHISLSSFLREYLYIPLGGNRKGPLRTYANLMITMVLGGLWHGAAWSYAIWGLAHGLALALERLLSDKVRSPLLRLHPVLKGTMVFCFVSLAWLLFKLPEFNQALAYLRAIATNTHRPHDGLIISFIMIYSTPVVLYHFRALVRERVASYDQPRWDYALYGFLLFLIITNSGSSDSFIYFQF; translated from the coding sequence ATGTTGTTCAATAGTGGTGCTTTTGTCGTACTAGCCGTAACTACGTTTGTTTTTTATTACCTCCCTATTGCCAGAAAATGGCAGCTTTCTATTTTAATTATTTCCAGTTTAACTTTCTACGCCTACAACCAGCCTGATTTACTGACGCTCCTACTCTTATCGGTTTCTCTTAATATCGTTGCTAGTTATTTGGTTGTTTATGGCTCCCCTAGCCGGCAGAAATTTCACGCAACCTGGGGTGTAGTCGGCAATCTGCTTATTCTGCTTTTTTTCAAATACAGCCCACTCATCGGAGGCACTTTTTTCGGTTCGTATAATCCGGTAGGTTCTTTTCTGATGAGTATTCCGCTGCCGATTGGTATTTCTTTTTTCACTTTTCAGGGCATTAGTCTGGTGATCGACACCTATACCGCCCGAGATAAATCGGAGTTTCGCTCCTATATTGCCCGAAACCTCTACCAGCATGCCGAACGCGTTTTGTTTTTCAAGGCCTTTTTTCCGCAGCTCGTCTCCGGCCCGATTGTTAAAGCGCACTATTTTCTCCCCCAAATTCAGCCAAAATACCTGAAAGATATTCGCTGGGAGTACTGTTTCCGGACTCTGGTAATGGGGTATTTTCTCAAAATGGTCATTGCTGATAACTTGAAAGACCATACAGCTTATATTGCTTATCCCTTTTTTGAAAGCTTCTCATCGTTGACCTTGGTCGCATTGCTGTTTGGCTACTCCATGCAGATTTTCGCTGACTTTGCGGGCTACTCACTCATCGCCCTGGGGTTTGCAGGGCTGTTTGGCTATCAATTCCCGACCAATTTTAACTATCCTTATATCGCTGCTTCTTTTTCGGATTTTTGGCGGCGTTGGCACATTTCGCTCTCTAGTTTTTTGCGCGAGTATTTGTACATTCCTCTGGGCGGCAACCGAAAGGGGCCCCTCCGAACCTACGCTAACCTGATGATTACGATGGTTTTGGGCGGTTTATGGCACGGAGCGGCCTGGAGTTATGCCATCTGGGGATTGGCGCACGGTCTGGCGCTGGCGCTGGAACGGCTGCTGTCTGATAAAGTACGTTCTCCGTTGCTTCGTCTGCATCCCGTTCTAAAAGGCACGATGGTCTTTTGTTTTGTTTCTTTGGCATGGCTCTTGTTCAAGCTTCCTGAGTTCAATCAGGCGCTGGCTTACCTGCGGGCCATTGCTACCAATACGCATCGCCCCCACGACGGCCTGATTATCAGTTTCATCATGATCTATTCGACACCCGTTGTTCTGTATCATTTTCGTGCCTTAGTGCGCGAGCGGGTGGCCTCTTATGACCAGCCTCGGTGGGACTATGCCTTGTATGGTTTTTTACTTTTCTTGATTATTACCAATAGTGGTTCTAGTGATTCATTCATTTATTTCCAGTTCTAA